The sequence below is a genomic window from Budorcas taxicolor isolate Tak-1 chromosome 4, Takin1.1, whole genome shotgun sequence.
ATCTATCCTTTTAATATTCCTGGATTATAAGTTTTACCATATATGGTCAACTCTTTATCTATCTCTGGGCCATCATGCAACAGAAGCTCTGTGTAAGCATGGtagattttatacatatacatatatgtgtgtatctctgtgtgtgtatacacacacatatatatactttcaCATTAAATATTTGAATGCTTGGCTTATGCAAATAAACATGCAAGTCAAATTTTGTTCTGAAATTTTGtttcacatatatattaattCAGTGAGGGTTTAAGAAAGGGCACTGTACAATCTCCAGGTAGCAAACACAAAGCCACAGTGCGTGATCTGGTAACATGAacagaaatttataaatattcaaataGAGCTAAGGCATATGAACAGTCTCTAAAAACCTTAATTTAAGTGAAAGCTGATCTGTATGATGAGACTCAATCAATCTTACTCCCATTAAGGAATTTTTTTGGTGGAGATTTGGTTATCAAATAGCACTTTATATTATAAACTGCATACACAGAATCTTGAGGTGGGTCATCCTAGTCAACACATGTACTGTTTTTGAATTACCTGGATTTTAACGCCCTATGGTAGAGTTCACCTGTTTCCTATTTGAGAGTAgtactttctgtttctcctttgtaaGAGACCTAAATAAAGCAGGTCAAGGCTACTGAATCCCAAGGTGTCTCTTACCACAGCGTGGTTCTTCACATAACAGGGTTTGCACACAGGCTTGTCATTGACCATCACGTATATTTCCCCAGCTAGGATGTTGTCACAGTCGAAGCAGCAGAAGTGTTTCAGATGCCAGTTTTGGTTTTCTGCCTGGGTATACTCGTTACTGAATATCAGCTAGGAAGAGGATAAAAATAAGATCAatcatgttttttcctttttgcttcaaaTGACCAAGCTAGTTCTTTAGACAACAGATTTAGATCCACAAGGAACATCAGTCTACTTTTGGGGGTTTGAAGCCTGAAGATAACCTAAAGCTTGAACCTGGATGATTACTTGGTTTAGTTCAAATTAATGTTTCAGGTATCTGGACAGTCTTCATTTGTCAACACTATTAACATGGGCATTCAGAATGActgaaatgtttttttcattCAACTTCTTTGGATGTAAATAAAGCACACGATACTGGCTTAATTCATTCTGCTTTCTCGCTAAGGGAGGCCTGGTTAGCATGGTGAGGGAACCATAGGAAGATGCAAAAGGGAGCCTGCATGTGGGTGGCCCTAGGGAACATACCTCATCACAGCCAGCACACCGGGGCTTCTCACTGTCACAGTAATGTCTGCCACAATACAGCTTGCCATTCTTCCAGAAATAAATCATGTCGACCAGGAGTTCATGGCAGGTACTGCAGACGAAACAAGCTGGGTGCCACAGTTTATCGTATCCGGCCCTTTCAGCATAGATGGCTGGGTCTCCCTCCTTCATACTCAGTTTGCAGCAGTAGCAGGACTGAAAGGGAAACCAGCCAAAACAAGCTAGTCATCCAAGACTGGTGCTTCTCATCAACAGTTCCAGCAGGAATTCAGAGAAACCACTTCCAAGAGAAATAATTTCTACTGAAATTAGTAATTTGTCCATATAGGAGTATGGTGTTAGTATTTGTGAAAAGGAATCTCTTGGCTTTCTCCAGGTTCTCCAAATGTAATTCTTGCACCCAATGTGTAACAGAGCACTGTTTACTGAATCAAAGTTGCTTATGGAAAAAGGCTAATAGTAATTTGCACTTCAGTTTTAAGTAGTTCTCTCAAAAATGATTACCTTAAAACttattctacatttttttttctgttttgttttaatacaGGACTAAGCCTGGTTGGTTGATGTGCTAACAGGATCTATGAGAAATACCTAACAGTAAGTTTAGTTCTTATTTTTGGTTCATCTGTGTCACAATTTTCTTCTACTTTCAAGGCATAAAAATGACTTCAATTCCCCTGTCTCAGGAGACTTGTATGATTGACTATATCCACATGTTTAAGTTTGAATGTTATGCATGTTCTCACGAGCAAAACTGAATTAACCTAAGCATATATTATTCTTCTTTATCGGGAGAGAGAAACAATTAACAGCAAAATTATGTTTAGAAACAGATTCTAGATTGTATGTTTTATTCCAGCATGACACCATGTTAACTGCTGTGTACACATAACACTTGTAATTATCTTTGGCAACAGATAATCAGAAAACTTGGCTTTAGACCAAGGTTTCAAACATGATAATTCTCTAAAATAAGCCTAAACTGAAATTATAATTCAATTTACTTCCCTCATCTACTCCCTTCTGGAAACAGAGGAATGCAACTTCCCCCACCAGCCTCCCACAGTTCAAAGAAACGGAATGAACCTGTAAAATATACCAAATGGGCTAACATCATGACTGCTTTACTTACATACTGAGTTCTTTTGTGTTCCGCTGATTTGTCCTCCATGGCCCCTACCGCTGTCGTGGTGCTTCTGTCCCCTCCAGGAATGTACATTTTGTTGGGGCCTTGAGTGTTCATGTCACGGGGGAGTTTGACATCTCCTACGCCCAGAGCCTCGCTCTTGTATTTCTTCACAAACTGCTCCATCTCCTTCACCTCTTTGGGAGATAACTCATGGCATTTTGAAGGGTCCTGGTCATGGGCAGGGAGTTGCTTTGCCAACTGCTTCTTCCGGTACTGTGCCCCCTCTGAGCCTGCCACTGGCTGCTTCTCTTTGGGCAGCATTTGCATGTACTGCCTGGCCTAGACCACAAAGGAGACCAGTGTTAACTGGGAGATGCCTTGGCCATCAGACAAATGATACTATATAACACTCATTAGAATCAAATTACTGAAGAATTCAGTTTTATCCATTAATAACAATTGATCTTCATAATACAAGTTATCTTGAGatgttaatatattaaaaacacaGTAAAAATGGTGCAATAAATAGATTTAGCAagtaaaaatgaacacattttttccttcatgcaagtaaagcttttttttcagtttgtaaaGACTTGGGTTACTAATGTTTACTTGTGCTaaaattactttgctatacatctgaaactaacacaacactgtaaatcaactatactccaataaaattaataaaaaagacaaagccccccaaacaaacaaaaatacaactgtataactgcaaaagaaaacaattttttaagcCACATGTTCAGAATGGCCTAAGGATCATCAGTATTGTATAAGAAAATGATATCACAAGATTCATTTTCATGATTTAACTAACCATCTTAAAAGATTTCCAAATGTCTCATCTAGTTATTATATTAGTGGAAGGAGCTTGACACAAAATTGCTTTTTTTTGccttatatataaaagaaatatagtGTTGACCACCTTTTGAGTTACAAAAAATTGACAGAAAttctattctttatattttttttaaccatcttaaGAAAAATCTTCCCAAAAGTAACAAAGAAGTTACTAGCTTTATACAAAAcatgtttttcatttaattactGAAAGTGTCACGCCATTTCTTTGAAAAGGTCAACACCGATTATCTATGTAGTGAGAAAAATTCTATGGGATATCTAATCTTACTTCCAAAAGTCCAACAGGAGTTGGAAGTCAAGGTAAtgggaaccccccaaaataaaagaccTGAGGTCAATTAGATCACTAAAGGAACTGCCCTAAATAAGTAGCCTAGGAACGTTAATAAAGGGCCTTCCCTCCCCCTTATTATTTACCAGTGCCTGATTCTGGACAGGAGGAGCCCATTCGTAGGTAACTGTATTGATGGAGACATTCTTCTTGGCAGCAACTGGATTGGTCAGTATCATAACATTGCGTTTATACATGGGAATTCCATCTGATTTTAGCTTTGCAATCAGGGTGGTGTACTTGGTGTCTTCAAAAAGTTTCCCTACTTTTCTATCCTCTTCATTGCTCAAGAGGACATCATGCTCTTCTTGGCCACACTTGCAGTTACgacatatttttctataattttggaGATAAGCAGGCAATGATTAATTATACTTAATCAATCACACATATAtagtttataatatatttttacaaatattccTTATAATGGTATGCAAAGTCAAGACTTATGacaggtgggggtgaggggattACAAGTAGCTATACATAAGTTTAAGTAAGGAAACATAAAAATGCATCTTTGCTTTATAAGACTTTGAAAAAGGTTTTGATTAGAAAGTGCATGTTCAAGGGAGTATGGCTGAGAGTAACCCCATGTGATAGTCCTCATTCTCTCAACCAGAtatgcaaataaaacaaaatcaccaAAAACTATCACAGCaagcattttcatattttattgcaTGATAGCAGCCAttacctattttttttccctaagtgaGAGATAAAGAAGTTGTTATAACTTTTCTCCTCAAGGATGGTAACCCAAGatttatgtttagtttttttcattttctttcctgtcccctttccaatttccttttctctcttttctcatgttccatttcctttctcttcctttccctttcctcttcttttatttcttcaaaacatTTAGTGACCACCTAACCTGTGCTCCCTTATGTATAAAAGACACAATCTCCCTTCCCCAGTCTGGTGTGGTATGTAATCTTTCATTTATGCAACATATATGCGTGTCCACATGCCAAGCAATGTACCTGATACTAGGAcataatgatgaaaataattaGGCCCAGTCTCTGACAGTCTAGATTGTATGCTTACCACCTGGTGAGGAGACAGACATTAAacaaatatacacacagacacacacacagacacacacacacacatatacctataAATGCATTTGTGATAATCACAGACTACTTTGAGAGGATATCATTTTGACTTGAAACTGGTGAGCAAAGGACTCCATAAGAACATTAATCCTAAGAAAGTGACATTTAGGTTGAAATCTGAAGGATGTGTAAAATGAATGtgaactgtgtgtatgtgtttgagaAGAGGTAAAGACAGGAGAAGAAAAGCCTCCAGACATTTTGGGTAGAAAGAGTATGTGTGGTCGTCCTGTATTAGGAGACTGCGTCCTTAGGCCCTATGATCAGAGAAGTCTGGTATGTATGACTACAGTGAGCTAAGTAACTTGGGTAGTGACAAGGCTGGAAAGGTAGGCAAGCCTGAGATCATGCAGGGACTACTTGTAAGGCATATTAAGAAGTCTGGCTTTCATTGTATGAGCAATCAGGAGGCTCTGAAGGCTTTTAAGTCATGGAATAACATGATTAGATCTATCACTTTCAAAAGCTGTAATACCTGCCATATGGAGGACTTAGGGATAGATGTAACTTAAAGCAGGAAGACCAGTTAACATGTCAATGGTGCATCCAGTCTGCAAGGTCCTAAGGAACAGGGATTCTACTGCTATTTCAAACCTGGAATTTACATCTTGGATGGTTACTGTTTTGGCCTGGGTAAGATGTGCAATAGCTTGCACTGAAGTATCTGATAGTggagataaaaagaaaggaacaaatttAAGATATCCTTAATGTGAAactggtcttcccttgtggctcagtggtaaaacaatctgcctgcaatgcaggtgactctCAGGAAACCTGAATTGGATctctggtcatgaagatcccctggagaaggaaatgacaaccaactccagtattcttgcctgggaaactcatggacagaggaacctggcaggctacagtccatggggtgcaacgagttggacaagactgagtgactaaacaaataATGTGAAATGAATTAAGCCTTGTGAATTCAGTGATGAAAGGAAGACAGAATCAGTTAAAAAATGAACCCAGGTTTCTGGGATGAGTAAGACTGTAAAAGGAATGTAATTTATTAGatcataaaagcaaaataagaatAGTACTGAGGTATGGGATGAAAATGTTGGTGAAATCTATCCAAACTGAAATAATAAGTTTGAAATGCCTATAAAACAGGGTAAAGATATCAAGTAGATTATAGGATATATAGATCTATTATTAGAAACTGTAGCCTGGTGGAAAATATAAATTCAGAAGTCAGGGAATAAGTTGAATAGAGCACTTTCACCTCctgggggaagagcagagggagaTGAGGCCGCAGGAGGGAGCCTGGTACAGGAGCACAAGCTGGCAAAGATGACAGAGGAAAACAGAGAGTAGAAAGAATCTGTGGGATTAAAAATATAAGCTGGAACTAAAATACCGCACAATGATAGCATATAAGTTAGAGGGAGAAATCTGAGAgctaaaaaaaacattttaatatcctTACACTGTTCAGGAAGACACTGAAGATATAGATTAACATTGGACGTTGTTAactatatatgttaaaatatctagataactaaagaaagaaatgtaatttcTAACTATGATAAAAAgggatgaaaatatgaaaatgtaattAGTCAAACAAGATCGGAGAAAAATAAACTTGGGAACTTAGGAGATGTAGAAAGCACAAATTAGATGGTTGATATAACCTAAGCATATCAACAGTCACAATAAATGGACTCATTTCTCCAGTTAAAAGATAAAGGCTTTCAGAAGGATAATATAACAAAGTAGTTAAACTATATGCTGTTTAAGAAACACTTAAATTTTAACCACACAGAAAGGATGAAAAGTATGATGATGCAAAAAGATAAATCTGGCAAATACCAGCAAAACGTTGTTAcatatattgaaagtgaaagtcgctcagttgtgtccagctctttgtgaccccatggactaagtccatggaattctccaggccagaatactggagtgggtagcctttcccttctataGGGGCtcatccaacccagggatcgaactcaggtctcccacattgcaggcggattctagaCCAACTGAGTCATGATATTAGGGAATACAATTAAGGCTTTTTCCCTCAATGAGTATCAGAGTCACTTCACAGTAACAAATACTTAAAACCACTTCTCTGCTATAACAATTAACTGAATACCACCTAATAACCTAACTTCAACATATACAAGCAAAAGTAACAGAACTATAAGAAGCAAATGGACAAAGCCATCATTAtggtgagatttaaaaaaattagagataaagaTTTGAATAACACAGGTATTAAGCCTGACCTAAGAGACACATGAAAGCATTATATCCAGTGACTggagaatatatattctttttacaaCTATTTGAAACACTTTGAAAAACCAAACATCTACTAGGCCATAGAGCAAGTCTCAAGGACAGATCATCAACCAGATAAGCTGAACAGAATGCAGTTATGTTAAAAATCATGAACAAAAACATTACagagtacttttaaaaaaagactcttaaaaaattaaatgttgaaagaaaagaattacaatataaattaaaacaaaaaacattttaggaaaaaagaaagcaaaactatCACTTCCTGAAACTTGTAAAATACAACTAAAGAGATGCTGAGGAGGAAAATTATAGTTAAGGTTTGCTCAAattagaaagaagaataaaaattaataagctaattaattaattaattaataaggaGGTTAGGAAATATTCAGACAAAAcctaaagtaaaaaggaaaataaagacaataacagAAACTGATAAAGGTTTGCTTCTCATTGGATACAGAAAACATTCAATACATATCAACATTTCTTCtgattacatttaaagtaattttagttGTAGAAAGGAATTAGGACTTTAGAAAGGGTTTCTGGGGAAAAAAGTCGGCAAGCACTCAGCATCCGTCATACTTAGTGCATTCATTTTAGGATCTGAAGCAAGAAAGCAACCTTGCCATTGccacttcattcatttttccttGGGTACTAATCAGAGCAATAAGAAAGTTCAAAGAAATACAAGTGGTAAGGATTCATCAGAAAGGGAGAAACTAAACTGTTAATTACACATGCTTGAATCGATCATATAAAGATGTATTAGCATGATGAAAAGTTAATAAGTCTTACATattcaaaattaatataaatcaTTGGATTTCTCTACATcagaaaattaccaaaaaaaaaaacaaaacccctaaacACTTTGTCAAAtaacaaattattaaataattatttacttttatgttctgtttttcttAAGGTGAGGTATGCAAACTGAAAATATTACATTGGACTTATACAgtcccagaaagagagagaaagagtgtgtCAAGAGATGTAGGGTAGGGAGGCAAAGTACTTCCCTTGTGTACACATCGGTCAGAATTCTTTATTTGGTAATAACTTGCTGAATAGTTTGCATATTCTAGTTCAGCTATAAAAGACTTACATCTGGTTATCTCATACTTTCATCTACTGGAAAGGAGCATACTCTCCTACTACAGTATGTTCTTCACTCTTGTTCTTCAGTTAACGAAAACAATATAATTATTCATAAAACTATCACAGTGCTTCTGGATCAAGTTTAAAATGACACCTTCCTGAGGGGAAAGAGGTGGGCTGGGAATTTAGTTCTTATATAAATAACTAGTTCCTTATATGGCTGTGAACTATGGCATGCATCCTGGCATTAGCAAAGTGACTGACTAAAGAAGGAAGGAATCATGTTACAAGGATAGTGATAAATATTGGAGTTccttcaaaaatgtttattatccAGGTGTACACCAGTATAACATGTATGCCACGAAATACAGAGTAAGACTCTAAAATCTGAAGGATTAATAGTAAAAGAGTAAGTGAAACAAAGCCTGTGGACTTTCTAAAGCATGAACTATACTATGACAAGCTGTAGCATGGTTAAATAGATTGTATTTACTATGAACATGATATATAAAAAAGTATATTAACCAATGACATACTAGCCGTCTCTATACTTCTTCTTATTAATCTTGGTGATTCTTTGAAGATTTACATTCTGAGAAAATCTATATTCCCTGCCTACCCGTTAACCTATCCAACATAACTTTATTAAGCAAGTAAATTCAGGTTAAGACACCACACTGATAGCGCAGTGATGAGGGAAGAAGTAGTAGCTAAAGGAGTCAGCCTATGCCTGATGAACAGTTTCCTAAGTGGGGAAAAGCTATGATTGATTcatgatcatttttaaaatcccaaTATACTATAAGCCTCATCTGCATCCTTACTCCAAAACTGTGACCTGCAATAACAGAACTGGCAAGAATGTGACTCAAGAAGGGAAGGATGGTTCTTTTAGCCAGAGAGTTGTCATCAATGTAGTAGCTGGAATGACCACATTCGTCCCAGACTCCGAAAACCAGAGCTCCGTTTCTGCAATAAAAAGGGACAGCTACAAACCACTAGGCAAGAAAGAAACCCATAAAATCTGGGCCAGCTGCCAAGAGCTATCCTTGTGGAAATGTGCACTATCCACTACTTATCTaggttttaaaacatatttttgggGGGTTTTAGTCTACAGTGTTTTATATTCTAATCTcccatatttaaattattattttttaatttttagaaatatctcCCAGGAAATTTCAAGTCATTTGGAAAATAGTCAATAAATTTATTAAACGgaaaattttgttgagaaattAGGGAAGAGAGAGATACCGTTATTTTTTATCTAAGAGAAAGTCTGAGGATGAGTAGGACATTTAAGAAAACACcgaactttaaaaaatttgttttagaccaacctgaaataaaatgaaaacggCATAGGTGAGCAGAGTATCCATGTGCAAGGGGCTATGTTTATAAGGTGTGTACAGTATGTTTCTTCAGATGATTCACATGTAACTTTTGATGATAGGTGTAAGgcttaaaaagtttatttttattaaatttatctgAGCTATTCGTTTGAGGGGAGTATTTAAATCAGCTCCCATACTTACACAGCCGTCACATCTCTAAATCTTCTAAACTGCCCTATAGCATTTCTGCCCAAATTTTCCATGGGAGGTTAAAGTTGTGTGAAGGGGAAATGTAGGGGAGACTCTGAATTAAGTTAGTTTAAAACAGTCTTTTTTATATGACTTTCTAAAAAAGATTTGAGGGTAGACTGGTAGATTGGGAAGCTCTATGATGTAGGGTGAGGAGAGCTATTTGTCCTAAAAAGTTTAAAGCTgttaacacatacacatgcaaagATTAATATGCATGACAAATGAGAACTGTATACTCACAATTTTATATTACAACTTCAGAGTTCTTGAGTTAAGTTCAGGAGAGTACAAAACTTACCAAAAGCACTGCTCAGAAAAGTAGATAGATTTATAGTTGCAAGCTGAAAGCAGTCAAGAAACTATCCCTCACAGCTTCTCAAAAGAGAAGTTATTTTTGTAGCACTAtttgtaaaaattattatttttccaagGCAAGTAGTAGCAACTGGAGTGCTCTGACATACCGCCAGCAGTCACAGTGATTTAACGGAATGGTCATGACACTGCTATAAACGAATAATTTAAAAGGGTTGGAAGCTGCCCTTTTACAACAGGGATATACATATATGGACTTAAGAGTGGGCCTCTGTTATAGAATTCAACACAGGCGTTAATCCATTTATGGTGGGGAATTTTCAGTTTTCAGCCAGCTCTAACCCAATCAGAAATTCTCTGGACAGATGTATGCTATATTCATCCAAATAACACTTTTCTTGTAAAATGCAACTGTTTTATTGAAATGATTTAtcgaggattaaataaaataataattttattacttattCTATTACTTATATAATAAATGATCTATGGTTCCAATGATATTACTTTCAATATGAAATAATTGGCTATAAACTTCATATCCTGGGTTTCTGTCTcgcatttcataaatatttgttatttctaaatattacttAAAAGTGTGCCCAGAAGATAGTAGTTTTTTCATGATAAGTATTAATATCAGGTATCCTCAATCTTTTattttccactagctttgtaatTACTGGTACACTGAAAAAAAGGAGAGCTcacagttaaaatatttttgtccaCAACCATGTCTATGCTGCAAAAGCGCCATACTGGGAGGGCACACAGCTGGTGCAGTCCACAGTTCACTGGGCAGAAGAGTGTGAATGTGGGTTCAAGTTTTTGTTCTGTCCTGTAGAAAAGTGGTGATAAGGAAGGTTTTGGTAGGCTTTGGGTCCAAATTCCAGCTCTACCATCTATAAGCCATgccttaataaattatttaactttccTTAAGTCCTTGACTTCTCAAATATAAAATAGGAATACTACCACTTATCTCAAAAGGTATTATGAGGATGAGGTACAATCAAGTAAATAAAGTGCTGTGATAAACAGAATTTTAAGACAGTCCCTATGACCTTCACCTTGGTATTACTCCTATTATGTTACTTTATATGGAAAAGGAGAGGTTATTCAGGTGTGCCAAATCTTATCACAAGAGCCCTTAAAATATAATAAGTTCTCTGGCTGGGAGTGTAAGAGGAATTTGAAGAGATCAGAGGTGCAGAAAGGATTCTAAGCCAACTATGTTGGCTTGGAGGCTGCCATGTGAGTGGCTTCCAGAGGCTGAGAGTAGCCCCTGGCtaacagccagcaaggaaacagGGACCTCAGATCTACAAT
It includes:
- the TES gene encoding testin — its product is MDLEAKVKKMGLGHEQGFGAPCLKCKEKCEGFELHFWRKICRNCKCGQEEHDVLLSNEEDRKVGKLFEDTKYTTLIAKLKSDGIPMYKRNVMILTNPVAAKKNVSINTVTYEWAPPVQNQALARQYMQMLPKEKQPVAGSEGAQYRKKQLAKQLPAHDQDPSKCHELSPKEVKEMEQFVKKYKSEALGVGDVKLPRDMNTQGPNKMYIPGGDRSTTTAVGAMEDKSAEHKRTQYSCYCCKLSMKEGDPAIYAERAGYDKLWHPACFVCSTCHELLVDMIYFWKNGKLYCGRHYCDSEKPRCAGCDELIFSNEYTQAENQNWHLKHFCCFDCDNILAGEIYVMVNDKPVCKPCYVKNHAVVCQGCHNAIDPEVQRVTYNNFSWHASTECFLCSCCSKCLIGQKFMPVEGMVFCSVECKKMMS